The segment TTATTTACAGAGCAATTTATTTTTTTCAATATTAACTATCATATTTTCAATTGCATTTACTATAATAAATCATCAATCAGCTTTAGCCAAATATAATCAAAAATTAATTGAAGAGACTAAAAAACTATATAATGAAGCTAATTGTGATTCATTAACAGGCTTATTAAATAGACGTGGATTTGATGAACAATATACAAAGTACAAAGAAATCACTCAATTAAAATCTTTCCAATCTACATGCCTTGCAGTTATGGATTTAGATCATTTTAAAAGAGTAAATGATACTTATGGTCATGACATTGGGGATTTAGTTTTACAAAAGTTTGCAAAACTTTTAAAAGAACATTCAAGAGATATTGATGTCCCAGTAAGATGGGGTGGAGAAGAGTTTGTAATTTTATTAAGAAACACAACAATAGAAGAATCAATCATTATATTAAATAGAATTCGGGAATTGTGTATGGAAATGGATATAAAAACTCCTCAAGGAATATTAAATGTAACAGTTAGCACAGGAGTTACAACTATAGAAGATTTTTCTAAAACAATTGACTCACATGTTAAAAAAGCTGATATTGGTTTGTATCAAGCAAAAGAAGCTGGTAGAAATAGAGTTTGTATTTCATAAATATAGAATAATTTAGCACTTATCTACTAAAAGTGCTAAATAAATTCAAAACTTTAGCTTCCTTTTATAAAGTTTTGATAAAATTTCTTTTACAAAAACTAAAAATTATAGGTGAAATTCATGGCAGACGTTGCGAAAGCAACTTAACCATGCCCTAAATAAAAAGGAACAACATGGCAAAACATCAATTTCAAACAGAAGTTGGACAACTATTACATTTAATGACTCACTCTTTATACTCAAACAAAGAGATTTTTATAAGAGAATTAGTATCAAATGCAAGTGATGCAATTGATAAGTTAAATTACTTAAAATTAACAGATGAAAAAATCAAAGCAGCACTTCCTGAGGATTGGGCTGGTGAGATTAATGTTTCTTTTGATGAAGCAGATAAGTCTTTGACGATAGTAGATAATGGTATTGGTATGACTGATGAAGATTTAATTGCTTCTATTGGTACTATTGCAAAATCAGGAACGAAATCATTTATTGAAGCAATGACTGGTGATGCGAAAAAAGATTCGAACTTAATCGGTCAATTTGGTGTTGGTTTTTATTCTGTATTTATGGTGGCATCTCATGTTGATGTTATCTCTAAAAAAGCAGGTGAAGAGACAGCATACAAATGGTCAAGTAATGGTTCTGGTGAGTTTGACTTAGGTCCTTGTACAAAAGAATCAACTGGAACTGTTATTTATATCAAATTAAAAGATGAAGAAGCAGAAGAGTTCGCTAGCAAACATAGAATCGAAAATATTGTTAAAAAATATTCAGATCATATTGCTTATCCAATTTTCTTAAATTATTCAGAAGAAGTAACTGAAGAGTTGAGTGAAGAAGATAAAAAAGCTGGAAAAGAAGCTAAAAAAACTACTGAAAAAAGACATGATAAAATAAATGCAGCAACAGCTCTTTGGATGCAACCAAAAGCTAAAATCAAAAAAGATGAGTACAATGATTTTTATAAATCAATCTCTCATGACTCTATGGATCCTATGCTTACAATGCATACAAGAGTTGAAGGTGTAAATGAGTATACAACACTATTTTATATCCCTTCAATCGCTCCTATGGATATGTATAGAGCTGATTATCAACCAGGTGTTAAACTTTATGTTAAAAGAGTATTTATCACAGATAGCGAAAAAGAATTATTACCTACTTACTTAAGATTTGTAAGAGGTATTATTGATAGTGAAGATTTACCATTAAATGTTTCAAGAGAAATCTTACAAGAAAATAGAGTAATGGCAAATATCAAACAAGGTTCAGTAAAAAAAATCTTAAGTGAGATTAAAAAATTATCTAAAGATGAAGAAAAATACGCTGAATTTGTAGCTCAATATAACAGAGCTTTAAAAGA is part of the Arcobacter sp. F2176 genome and harbors:
- the htpG gene encoding molecular chaperone HtpG, producing the protein MAKHQFQTEVGQLLHLMTHSLYSNKEIFIRELVSNASDAIDKLNYLKLTDEKIKAALPEDWAGEINVSFDEADKSLTIVDNGIGMTDEDLIASIGTIAKSGTKSFIEAMTGDAKKDSNLIGQFGVGFYSVFMVASHVDVISKKAGEETAYKWSSNGSGEFDLGPCTKESTGTVIYIKLKDEEAEEFASKHRIENIVKKYSDHIAYPIFLNYSEEVTEELSEEDKKAGKEAKKTTEKRHDKINAATALWMQPKAKIKKDEYNDFYKSISHDSMDPMLTMHTRVEGVNEYTTLFYIPSIAPMDMYRADYQPGVKLYVKRVFITDSEKELLPTYLRFVRGIIDSEDLPLNVSREILQENRVMANIKQGSVKKILSEIKKLSKDEEKYAEFVAQYNRALKEGAYQDYTNKEALLELLRYKSTKTEAGKMTSLEAYKDRADSEQKAIYYIIGENENVMKNSPLLEAYKKNDIEVLICDDKEIDEIITPGLQAYKEWEFKDITSCEAPKVEQSEEAKKEVEEKFESITKKIKDILGEAVKEVRVTNRLSESPSCVTKDAGDAQMAQMMQMMRAMGQAMPEGAPILEINPEHDIVKKLNGCPDDALIADVSWVLLDQAKLSEGMEITDAVQFAQRLNRITAKAL